From a single Apium graveolens cultivar Ventura chromosome 2, ASM990537v1, whole genome shotgun sequence genomic region:
- the LOC141708520 gene encoding F-box/kelch-repeat protein SKIP30-like yields the protein MSTLIEAFPDEVSLMIFARVPLYLHPRLRLVCHAWKAVVNSVELFKIRKEVNFVENFMCVCSYEPEKIWQLHDAQHDVWITIPVLPSSIRHLSYFGAVSTAGKLYVLGGVRDSKDDITDGRLCTPATNQVWSYEPVTRRWTTCAPMIMARTKFACGVLDGKIIVAGGFSNSFHRRPIKQAEMYDPKSNSWIPVPDLPLTHNAPCYGAVVREKMHVLHKELPTVQILDNETQVWTVSESSWRNYPLAVVGDDVYVMCGEKIYHENQVGGEKQRKFTASGYKSKSGFGMSSLGNSIYLIGGNELRGKIFRTQKYESPGVAVLTVSLEERWALHEAKPMTHCRGTILGCTPLRS from the coding sequence ATGTCTACACTCATTGAAGCTTTTCCTGATGAAGTCTCTCTCATGATCTTTGCACGTGTTCCCTTATATCTCCATCCCAGGTTGAGGCTTGTTTGCCATGCCTGGAAAGCTGTTGTTAATAGTGTTGAATTATTCAAAATTCGGAAAGAGGTCAATTTTGTTGAGAATTTTATGTGTGTGTGCTCCTATGAACCTGAGAAAATTTGGCAGCTTCATGACGCCCAACATGATGTTTGGATCACCATCCCTGTCCTTCCTTCAAGTATTAGGCATCTTTCCTACTTTGGTGCTGTGTCGACTGCAGGAAAGCTGTATGTTTTAGGTGGCGTCCGTGATTCTAAAGATGACATAACTGATGGCCGGCTTTGTACTCCCGCAACCAATCAGGTATGGTCATATGAGCCTGTTACCAGACGGTGGACAACTTGTGCCCCCATGATTATGGCCCGGACCAAGTTTGCGTGCGGGGTACTGGATGGGAAGATTATTGTTGCTGGTGGTTTTAGTAACAGCTTTCACCGGAGACCAATCAAGCAAGCAGAAATGTATGATCCTAAAAGTAATAGCTGGATTCCAGTACCCGACCTCCCTCTCACACACAATGCCCCTTGCTATGGAGCGGTTGTTAGGGAAAAGATGCACGTGCTGCACAAGGAATTGCCGACAGTGCAAATATTGGATAACGAAACACAGGTTTGGACAGTTTCTGAAAGTTCATGGCGAAATTATCCACTGGCAGTGGTTGGGGATGACGTCTATGTAATGTGCGGTGAAAAGATTTACCATGAGAATCAAGTTGGAGGTGAAAAGCAACGTAAGTTTACAGCCTCTGGGTATAAGAGCAAATCGGGGTTTGGAATGTCAAGTTTAGGAAATAGTATATATCTCATTGGTGGGAACGAATTGAGAGGCAAAATTTTCAGAACTCAAAAATATGAGTCACCCGGTGTTGCTGTTCTGACAGTAAGTTTGGAGGAGCGCTGGGCATTGCATGAAGCAAAACCTATGACTCATTGTCGGGGAACTATTTTGGGTTGTACACCGTTGAGAAGTTAG